Part of the Pseudobdellovibrionaceae bacterium genome is shown below.
TAGTGTTTTAAATGTTAGTTTTTCCTTTGGGCTTGTTGTTTTCATCAAGCAAAATGAGCTCAGGTTGATGTTGAGCCGCTTCTTCAGAGTCATAGTCTGCGTAACAGGCAATGATGACAAGGTCTCCTTTTTGAACCATGCGGGCGGCGGCACCATTGAGGCAGATCTCTCCCGCTTTGCCGTGAATAACGTAAGTCGAAAATCTCGCTCCGTTATTACAGTTGTAAATTTCCACTTTTTCAAATTTGTGCAAATGAGCTAAGTCACATAGGGCAGGATCAATAGATATTGAACCCTCGTAGCTAAGGTCCGCATCTGTGACAGTGGCTCGATGGAGTTTAGATTTTAATAGTGTAAGACGCATTTTGTTGTCCTTTTCGATTAAGTATTTAAAATTAACGATCGTCGAAGCCCCTGCAAAACGAGGTCGGGTATTTCCTGATCGAAAATTTTTGTATCAGAAAATAAACTGGCAAATCCGCCAGTGCCGATGATGAGGGGCCTACTGTTGGGGAATACTTCGTTGGTGATTCGCTCAGTTATTTCTCGTATGGCGCCCACGGCACCGTAAAAGAGGCCGGATTGAATGCTCTCCACGGTACCGCGCCCAAGTGTTTGAGGAGGTTGCAAGATTTCAACAGCGGGAAGTTTTGCGGTATTACTTT
Proteins encoded:
- a CDS encoding aspartate 1-decarboxylase, whose product is MRLTLLKSKLHRATVTDADLSYEGSISIDPALCDLAHLHKFEKVEIYNCNNGARFSTYVIHGKAGEICLNGAAARMVQKGDLVIIACYADYDSEEAAQHQPELILLDENNKPKGKTNI